In Nostoc sp. CENA543, a single genomic region encodes these proteins:
- a CDS encoding deoxyribodipyrimidine photo-lyase, 8-HDF type — protein MSDLILFWHRRDLRIADNTGLALTREQTAKVVGVFCLDPNILERDDVAPARVTYMIGCLQALQQRYLQAGSQLLILRGDPVQAIPHLAETLQAKAVFWNWDVEPYSQVRDRAIIETLKAKGIEFLTPNWDQILHSPEEIFSGSNAPYTVYTPFWKNWITKPKAKPVPTLENATGLTPAEQELATQAGVTTLPTAKDLGFIWDTDLVIPPGEAAAQDKLEEFTAKAITEYQEQRNFPGVDGTSQLSAALKFGVIGIRTVWQATTAALENYTSEEASTSIRTWQQELAWREFYQHAMYHFPELADGAYRDTFKNFPWENNEELFQAWCEGKTGYPIVDAAMRQLNELGWMHNRCRMIVASFLTKDLLINPQWGEKYFMQKLIDGDLSANNGGWQWSASSGMDPKPVRIFNPASQAQKFDADAEYIRLWLPELRSLDTEYLVTGKITPLERRAVGYPDPIVDHKKQQQLFKQRYQQQKELVISQ, from the coding sequence ATGTCTGACTTAATTTTATTTTGGCATCGCCGTGATTTACGCATTGCAGATAATACCGGATTAGCTTTGACCAGGGAACAAACTGCTAAGGTAGTGGGTGTATTTTGCCTAGATCCTAATATTCTCGAACGAGATGATGTTGCACCAGCAAGAGTAACTTACATGATTGGCTGTTTGCAAGCATTACAACAGCGATACTTACAAGCGGGAAGTCAGTTATTAATTTTGCGTGGTGATCCTGTACAAGCGATACCCCATTTAGCAGAGACATTGCAAGCTAAAGCGGTGTTTTGGAATTGGGATGTAGAACCATATTCTCAGGTACGCGATCGCGCTATCATAGAAACCTTAAAAGCCAAGGGTATAGAATTTCTTACCCCCAACTGGGATCAAATTCTCCATTCCCCAGAGGAAATTTTCTCAGGTAGCAATGCACCTTACACTGTCTACACTCCCTTTTGGAAAAATTGGATTACTAAACCCAAGGCTAAACCAGTCCCAACCCTAGAAAATGCTACAGGTTTAACACCAGCAGAACAAGAACTGGCGACACAAGCCGGAGTTACAACCTTACCCACAGCCAAAGACTTAGGATTTATTTGGGATACAGATTTGGTAATTCCCCCAGGGGAAGCAGCAGCACAAGACAAACTAGAGGAATTTACCGCCAAAGCCATCACAGAATATCAAGAACAGCGTAACTTTCCCGGCGTTGACGGAACATCACAACTCAGTGCTGCTTTAAAATTTGGTGTCATTGGTATCCGCACAGTTTGGCAAGCCACAACAGCAGCATTAGAAAATTACACCAGTGAAGAAGCCAGTACCAGTATCCGTACTTGGCAACAAGAACTAGCTTGGCGGGAATTTTATCAACACGCTATGTATCACTTCCCCGAATTAGCTGATGGTGCTTACCGTGACACGTTTAAAAACTTCCCTTGGGAGAATAACGAGGAACTTTTTCAAGCTTGGTGTGAAGGAAAAACTGGCTATCCCATCGTAGATGCAGCCATGCGCCAATTAAATGAACTAGGTTGGATGCACAACCGTTGTCGGATGATAGTTGCCAGTTTCCTCACCAAAGACTTACTAATTAATCCCCAGTGGGGAGAAAAATACTTTATGCAGAAGCTAATTGACGGCGATTTATCTGCGAATAATGGTGGTTGGCAATGGAGTGCTTCGAGTGGAATGGATCCTAAACCAGTGCGAATTTTTAACCCAGCCAGTCAAGCACAAAAGTTCGATGCTGATGCTGAGTATATCCGTTTGTGGTTGCCAGAATTGCGGTCTTTAGATACAGAATATTTGGTGACAGGGAAAATTACACCTTTAGAACGTCGTGCTGTAGGCTATCCTGACCCGATTGTAGACCATAAAAAGCAGCAACAACTATTTAAACAACGCTATCAACAGCAGAAGGAATTGGTTATTAGTCAATAG
- a CDS encoding cupin domain-containing protein encodes MAALLLADGTIESDIQEIVRELAPIGIYLKHYDPGTALLFPHLLQQEVLTDEEKRHVVDLHNSVFEFLQQENGYLWCDLLNVHPGSPSLQTLFATYSQYHTHTAPEALYVLAGEMIFGFVKPDGSQIQLLVESQDYLSIPSGVEHWCSPTALLQFKAVRYFSAADGWLPNYTGTRLGDSWYQG; translated from the coding sequence ATGGCAGCATTGTTACTGGCAGACGGCACGATAGAAAGCGATATACAAGAAATAGTTCGTGAACTTGCACCTATTGGTATTTATCTCAAACATTACGACCCAGGAACAGCGTTGCTATTTCCCCACCTCTTACAACAAGAGGTGTTGACAGATGAAGAAAAGCGTCATGTTGTAGATTTGCACAATAGTGTGTTTGAATTCCTGCAACAAGAAAACGGTTATCTGTGGTGCGATTTGTTAAATGTGCATCCAGGATCACCAAGTCTGCAAACTTTGTTTGCTACCTACAGTCAATATCATACTCACACCGCACCTGAAGCTTTGTATGTCCTGGCTGGGGAAATGATTTTTGGTTTTGTGAAGCCTGATGGTAGTCAGATACAGCTTTTAGTAGAGTCTCAAGATTACTTAAGTATTCCGTCGGGTGTAGAACATTGGTGTAGTCCCACGGCGTTGTTACAGTTCAAAGCAGTACGCTACTTTAGTGCGGCAGATGGTTGGCTGCCTAATTATACAGGTACTCGCTTGGGTGATTCTTGGTATCAAGGCTAG
- a CDS encoding FkbM family methyltransferase, with product MFASQMQKNVQIYAFEPIGATFAVLEENIRLHSLENVRLFNCGLSSENNLEKIFTFYPNMAGNSTTKPNDIIADADEIKSQPDAEEITDLFADFFVEQTQVKCPVRTLSSLIDELGIDTIDLLKIDVEGEEYEVLQGIEDKDWPKIKQIVGEFHDKKGRLEKVKTILTHQGFNIILEKRELLPSSFVDTYTLYAIRQV from the coding sequence ATATTTGCTAGTCAAATGCAAAAGAATGTACAAATTTATGCCTTTGAACCTATCGGGGCAACTTTTGCGGTACTAGAAGAGAATATTCGGTTACACTCTCTAGAGAATGTGCGTTTATTTAATTGTGGTTTGAGTTCCGAAAATAATTTAGAGAAAATATTTACTTTTTATCCCAATATGGCAGGGAACTCAACCACTAAACCAAATGACATCATAGCTGATGCAGATGAGATAAAATCTCAGCCTGATGCAGAAGAAATCACTGATTTATTTGCAGATTTTTTTGTGGAACAAACCCAAGTTAAGTGTCCAGTGAGAACCCTTTCATCTTTAATTGATGAATTAGGAATTGACACTATAGACTTACTAAAAATTGATGTAGAAGGTGAAGAATACGAAGTTTTACAAGGGATAGAAGATAAAGATTGGCCAAAAATTAAACAGATTGTCGGCGAATTTCACGATAAAAAAGGCAGACTAGAAAAAGTTAAAACAATTTTGACTCATCAAGGTTTTAATATCATTTTAGAAAAAAGGGAATTACTACCATCTAGTTTTGTGGATACATACACTTTATATGCTATTCGCCAAGTATAG
- a CDS encoding LD-carboxypeptidase, translating to MKSRILPAPLKPGDLLKVITPSGALREFDALQASIEIWRSRGYRVEVCDHLNYNWGYLAHKDENRRHQLAEAWHDPECRGILCARGGFGSTRILENWSWETNLLTPKWLIGFSDITALLWSLYNAGISGLHGAVLTTLANEPSWSVERLFNWVEGRPVAPLKGCGWGGGVVSGLLLPGNLTVATHLLHTPLQPDFDGVILALEDVTEAPYRIDRMLTQWRLSGVFTKVKGIALGSFTKCEPPANVPSFSVEEVLRDRLADLNIPIVSDLPFGHGEENAVLPVGIYATLDADLGILDCTFNNFA from the coding sequence ATGAAATCTAGAATATTACCTGCGCCTCTCAAACCTGGAGATTTACTCAAAGTTATTACCCCTAGTGGCGCATTGCGGGAATTTGATGCTTTACAAGCAAGTATAGAAATTTGGCGATCGCGTGGTTATCGTGTCGAAGTGTGCGATCATCTTAACTATAATTGGGGGTATCTTGCCCATAAAGATGAAAATCGCCGTCATCAATTAGCAGAGGCTTGGCATGACCCGGAATGTCGCGGTATTCTCTGCGCTAGGGGTGGTTTTGGTAGTACCCGCATCTTAGAAAATTGGTCTTGGGAAACTAATTTATTGACTCCCAAATGGCTAATTGGTTTTTCTGATATTACAGCTTTGTTGTGGAGTCTTTACAACGCAGGTATATCTGGGTTACACGGTGCTGTACTGACAACCTTAGCTAATGAACCGTCTTGGTCAGTTGAACGGTTATTTAATTGGGTGGAAGGGCGACCTGTTGCACCTCTTAAGGGTTGCGGTTGGGGTGGTGGTGTAGTCAGTGGCTTATTACTACCAGGAAATTTAACCGTGGCTACCCATCTTTTACACACACCCCTGCAACCAGACTTTGATGGTGTCATTTTAGCCTTAGAAGATGTCACCGAAGCACCATACCGCATTGACAGAATGCTGACCCAGTGGCGTTTAAGTGGTGTGTTCACTAAAGTCAAAGGTATCGCTTTAGGCAGCTTTACCAAATGTGAACCCCCTGCGAATGTGCCTAGTTTTAGTGTAGAAGAAGTATTGCGCGATCGCCTGGCTGACTTAAATATTCCTATCGTTTCCGACTTACCTTTTGGTCATGGTGAAGAAAATGCCGTTCTTCCCGTCGGAATATACGCCACCCTTGATGCTGATTTGGGAATCTTGGATTGCACATTCAATAATTTTGCGTAA
- a CDS encoding ABC transporter substrate-binding protein — protein MKVISAALSILLSLCLLTIGGCQTVPPSNSNVIHLTLWHAVNPPANRDVFQKLVDRFNQTHPDIQVESLYAGQLDQQLPKVLTAVAGNVAPDILFFYPQITGQFVELGAIRPLEEWLDKSPLKSEIVPNCFGEMQLDGHIWSVPLFAGNIALFYRPDLFKAAGITELPQTWEQLREVAKKLTIDRNGDQRPDQYGLLMPLGKGEWTVSIWFPFLFSSDGTLVKDNRANLVNDSAIAALQFWQNLIKDGSTKFSAPERGYEEDDFIAGRVAMQLTGPWTFIMKSQVDFDVMPIPTNIHPATVLASGNMFIMKTTTEREQAAWKFLEYVISEPFQTEWSIGSGFLPVNIKSAQSPTYQEYLKNKPVMKVFLDQMSVSGSRPVIPQYSRLSNSIGRAIEATMMGASPEAALKQAQTNLDLMLN, from the coding sequence ATGAAAGTTATTTCTGCTGCTTTGAGTATTTTATTGAGTCTATGTTTATTGACTATCGGTGGTTGTCAAACAGTCCCACCCAGCAACAGTAATGTCATTCATCTTACCCTTTGGCACGCTGTCAACCCGCCTGCTAACAGGGATGTGTTTCAAAAACTCGTAGACCGTTTTAACCAAACCCATCCTGACATTCAGGTAGAGTCACTGTATGCAGGTCAATTAGACCAGCAATTACCCAAGGTTTTGACAGCCGTCGCGGGGAATGTAGCACCAGATATTTTATTCTTTTATCCCCAAATTACAGGTCAGTTTGTGGAACTAGGTGCAATTCGACCTCTAGAAGAATGGCTAGACAAATCACCTCTCAAATCAGAAATTGTTCCTAACTGCTTTGGTGAGATGCAGTTAGATGGTCACATTTGGTCAGTTCCTTTGTTTGCTGGCAATATTGCGCTGTTTTATAGACCAGATTTATTTAAGGCGGCGGGAATTACTGAATTACCGCAAACTTGGGAGCAATTGCGAGAAGTAGCGAAAAAACTCACTATAGACCGCAATGGTGATCAACGTCCTGATCAATATGGTTTACTAATGCCTTTAGGTAAAGGAGAATGGACGGTTTCTATTTGGTTTCCGTTTCTGTTTAGCAGTGATGGCACACTAGTAAAAGATAACCGCGCTAATTTGGTGAATGACAGTGCGATCGCTGCCTTACAATTTTGGCAAAATTTGATTAAAGACGGTTCCACTAAATTCTCTGCACCAGAACGGGGATATGAAGAAGATGATTTTATTGCTGGGCGTGTAGCAATGCAGCTAACAGGGCCTTGGACATTCATCATGAAAAGTCAAGTCGATTTTGATGTTATGCCTATCCCCACGAATATACACCCTGCAACTGTACTTGCTAGTGGCAATATGTTCATCATGAAGACCACCACCGAACGAGAACAAGCCGCTTGGAAGTTCTTAGAATACGTCATCAGTGAACCATTTCAAACCGAATGGAGTATTGGTTCCGGTTTTTTACCAGTCAACATCAAATCAGCCCAAAGCCCGACCTATCAAGAATACCTGAAGAATAAACCAGTGATGAAGGTGTTTCTTGACCAAATGTCTGTATCTGGTTCTCGTCCAGTAATTCCGCAATACAGCCGTCTTTCCAATAGTATAGGTCGCGCCATCGAAGCCACGATGATGGGTGCATCCCCAGAAGCAGCATTAAAACAAGCTCAAACCAACTTAGATTTAATGTTGAATTAG
- a CDS encoding glycosyltransferase family 4 protein — MKLAFITATPQNVKLGSGTFVGNIHLVNNLRSQGHTVDIFAPAQMSQGTFSYVAHRFWWNWQLNPSSFDNYDVVVGLDMDGYTIAHRVKPPFIAYIHGIIADEAKFEQGLVRQSLELMSKAERVSVHRAQMVVTTSQYSVNRLAQLYKYNGQIHPVPPPIDLQQWDAAVADICKTAENLVSERPTVLCVGVQYPRKNVATLIRATAIVRRQIPNVEVRIASKGPEWENLRQLAQELDLQANVTFLGYLSREDLVREYVRCQVFCLPSLQEGFGIVFAEAMATAKPIVASRASSTPEVIEHGVQGLLATPLDAEDLASQLCELLLSPAKAAAMGQAGRAKVAEFAAPIVAQNFSHLLTKILKVGNGE, encoded by the coding sequence ATGAAGCTAGCGTTTATTACAGCCACGCCCCAGAATGTCAAACTAGGCAGTGGTACTTTTGTTGGTAATATTCACCTTGTGAATAATTTGCGATCGCAAGGTCACACAGTTGACATTTTTGCTCCAGCACAGATGTCTCAGGGGACTTTCAGCTATGTGGCGCATCGTTTCTGGTGGAATTGGCAACTTAACCCCTCTAGCTTCGATAACTATGATGTCGTCGTGGGACTAGATATGGATGGTTACACCATCGCCCACCGTGTGAAACCGCCTTTTATCGCTTATATTCACGGTATTATCGCCGACGAGGCTAAATTTGAGCAGGGTTTGGTGCGTCAATCTTTAGAGTTAATGTCAAAAGCAGAACGGGTGAGTGTGCATCGCGCCCAGATGGTGGTGACAACTAGCCAATACTCTGTCAATAGACTCGCTCAACTTTATAAATATAATGGACAAATTCATCCTGTACCCCCACCCATAGATTTACAGCAATGGGATGCAGCCGTGGCGGATATCTGCAAAACCGCAGAGAACCTAGTCAGTGAACGTCCGACGGTGTTGTGTGTGGGGGTACAGTATCCGCGTAAAAATGTAGCTACTCTTATTCGCGCTACCGCCATAGTTCGCCGTCAAATCCCCAATGTAGAAGTGCGAATTGCGAGTAAGGGGCCAGAGTGGGAAAATTTGCGTCAATTGGCTCAAGAATTAGATTTACAGGCAAACGTGACCTTTTTGGGCTACCTATCCCGCGAAGATTTAGTGCGGGAATATGTTCGCTGTCAAGTCTTTTGTCTACCCAGTCTACAAGAAGGGTTTGGTATAGTATTTGCTGAAGCAATGGCTACTGCTAAACCCATCGTTGCTAGTCGTGCTTCCTCCACACCAGAAGTAATTGAACATGGTGTGCAAGGTTTGCTGGCGACTCCTTTGGATGCAGAAGATTTAGCGAGTCAACTGTGTGAATTATTATTATCACCAGCTAAAGCCGCAGCGATGGGTCAAGCTGGACGTGCTAAGGTGGCAGAATTTGCTGCTCCTATTGTGGCGCAAAATTTCAGTCATTTGTTAACTAAAATCTTGAAAGTGGGGAATGGGGAATAG